A window of Citrus sinensis cultivar Valencia sweet orange chromosome 7, DVS_A1.0, whole genome shotgun sequence contains these coding sequences:
- the LOC102578049 gene encoding pyrophosphate-energized vacuolar membrane proton pump: MGSTLLSELATEILVPVCAVVGIIFSLVQWFIVSRVRLTHERPTSSNSDKKNGFNDYLIEEEEGINDQSVVAKCADIQSAISEGATSFLFTEYQYVGVFMIAFAILIFVFLGSVEGFSTKGQACTYDQQKMCKPALATAAFSTVSFLLGAITSVLSGFLGMKIATYANARTTLEARKSVGKAFIVAFRSGAVMGFLLAANGLLVLFIAINLFKLYYGDDWEGLFEAITGYGLGGSSMALFGRVGGGIYTKAADVGADLVGKVERNIPEDDPRNPAVIADNVGDNVGDIAGMGSDLFGSYAESSCAALVVASISSFGINHEFTSMLYPLLISSIGILVCLITTLFATDIFEVKAVKEIEPSLKKQLIISTVLMTVGIAIVSWIGLPSSFTIYNFGAQKVVKNWQLFLCVAVGLWAGLIIGFVTEYYTSNAYSPVQDVADSCRTGAATNVIFGLALGYKSVIIPIFAIAVSIFVSFSFAAMYGIAVAALGMLSTIATGLAIDAYGPISDNAGGIAEMAGMSHRIRERTDALDAAGNTTAAIGKGFAIGSAALVSLALFGAFVSRAGITTVDVLTPKVFIGLIVGAMLPYWFSAMTMKSVGSAALKMVEEVRRQFNTIPGLMEGTTKPDYATCVKISTDASIKEMIPPGALVMLTPLIVGIFFGVETLSGVLAGSLVSGVQIAISASNTGGAWDNAKKYIEAGASEHARTLGPKGSEPHKAAVIGDTIGDPLKDTSGPSLNILIKLMAVESLVFAPFFATHGGLLFKIF, from the exons ATGGGATCGACGCTGCTGTCGGAGCTCGCGACGGAAATCCTGGTCCCGGTTTGTGCCGTGGTCGGAATCATCTTCTCGCTCGTCCAGTGGTTCATCGTCTCCCGCGTGAGGCTGACGCACGAGAGGCCGACGAGCAGCAACAGCGACAAGAAGAATGGATTCAACGATTACTTGATCGAAGAAGAGGAAGGGATTAACGACCAGAGTGTCGTTGCCAAATGCGCCGATATTCAGAGTGCTATCTCTGAAG GTGCCACATCCTTTCTTTTTACTGAATATCAGTATGTTGGGGTTTTCATGATCGCTTTTGCAATTTTGATCTTCGTTTTCCTGGGGTCTGTGGAGGGCTTCAGCACAAAAGGCCAAGCCTGCACTTATGACCAGCAGAAGATGTGCAAGCCAGCACTTGCCACTGCAGCCTTCAGTACTGTGTCATTCTTGCTTGGTGCTATAACCTCTGTTCTTTCTGGGTTCCTTGGGATGAAGATTGCCACTTATGCCAATGCAAGAACTACCTTAGAAGCAAGAAAGAGTGTCGGGAAGGCTTTTATTGTTGCATTTAGATCTGGTGCAGTGATGGGTTTCCTCCTTGCAGCTAATGGTCTTTTAGTGCTGTTCATTGCAATCAATCTTTTCAAGCTGTACTATGGTGATGACTGGGAGGGACTTTTTGAGGCCATTACTGGTTATGGTCTTGGAGGATCATCCATGGCTCTCTTTGGAAGAGTTGGTGGTGGAATTTATACCAAGGCTGCTGATGTTGGTGCTGATCTTGTCGGAAAGGTTGAGAGAAACATTCCAGAAGATGACCCAAGAAACCCAGCT GTCATTGCTGACAATGTTGGTGATAATGTTGGAGACATAGCTGGCATGGGTTCTGATCTTTTTGGCTCCTATGCTGAATCATCCTGTGCTGCTCTTGTCGTTGCATCCATCTCATCTTTTGGAATCAACCACGAGTTCACTAGCATGCTGTATCCTCTGCTCATCAGTTCTATAGGCATCCTTGTTTGTCTGATCACAACGCTCTTTGCTACAGATATCTTTGAAGTCAAGGCTGTTAAGGAAATTGAACCATCATTGAAGAAACAGCTTATCATCTCTACTGTTCTTATGACTGTTGGAATTGCAATTGTTAGCTGGATAGGCTTGCCATCTTCCTTCACAATTTACAATTTTGGAGCTCAGAAGGTTGTGAAGAACTG GCAACTATTTTTATGTGTGGCTGTTGGTCTTTGGGCTGGACTTATCATTGGGTTTGTGACTGAGTATTACACTAGCAATGCATACAG CCCTGTGCAAGATGTTGCCGATTCCTGCAGAACAGGAGCTGCCACCAATGTTATCTTTGGCCTTGCCTTGGGATACAAATCTGTCATCATACCAATTTTTGCCATTGCAGTCAGCATTTTTGTTAGTTTTAGTTTTGCTGCTATGTATGGTATTGCTGTGGCTGCCCTTGGAATGCTTAGCACTATTGCCACTGGCTTGGCCATTGATGCTTATGGCCCCATCAGTGACAATGCTGGAGGCATTGCTGAGATGGCTGGCATGAGCCACCGCATTCGTGAGAGGACGGATGCCCTTGATGCTGCTGGGAACACGACTGCTGCCATTGGAAAG GGATTTGCCATTGGATCTGCTGCGTTGGTGTCTTTGGCTCTATTTGGTGCTTTTGTGAGCCGTGCTGGAATTACAACTGTTGATGTTTTGACCCCCAAGGTCTTCATTGGTCTGATTGTTGGTGCCATGCTTCCTTACTGGTTCTCAGCCATGACAATGAAGAGTGTGGGAAGTGCAGCTTTGAAGATGGTTGAGGAAGTCCGCAGACAGTTCAACACCATTCCAGGTCTCATGGAGGGCACTACCAAGCCTGATTACGCTACCTGTGTTAAGATCTCAACCGATGCATCCATCAAGGAGATGATTCCTCCTGGTGCTCTTGTCATGCTCACACCCCTCATTGTTGGAATCTTCTTTGGTGTGGAAACCCTTTCTGGTGTGCTCGCTGGCTCCCTTGTTTCGGGTGTTCAG ATAGCAATATCTGCCTCCAACACTGGCGGTGCATGGGATAATGCCAAGAAATATATTGAG GCTGGTGCCTCAGAGCATGCAAGGACCCTTGGCCCAAAGGGTTCTGAGCCACACAAGGCAGCTGTGATTGGTGATACCATTGGAGATCCACTGAAGGATACGTCAGGCCCATCTCTAAACATCCTCATCAAACTCATGGCCGTTGAATCACTGGTGTTTGCTCCTTTCTTTGCCACCCACGGTGGCCTGCTTTTCAAGATCTTCTGA
- the LOC102624096 gene encoding arogenate dehydrogenase 2, chloroplastic-like — translation MFSTAFSTNLPKTIPSLPPPPLHSFPPIVPSFSLPLSSPKSRHHQGPLRHVIRAIDAAQPFDYESQLHTQYVKSTSLKIAVIGFGNFGQFLAKAFARHHHTLLVHSRSDHSPAVRQQLNAPFFADLNDLCELHPDVVLLSTSILSTQSVLKSIPFQRLKRSTLFVDVLSVKEFPRNLFLKYLPQDFDILCTHPMFGPESAKSSWENLPFMYDKVRIGNDEERIKRVDKFLDVFAKEGCRMVEMSCFDHDKYAAGSQFVTHTMGRVLERFGVESSPINTKGYETLLDLVDNTKGDSFDLYYGLFMYNKNSLEQLQRLEMAFESIKQQLFGQMFRVYRKELFGSAEEEEEERVRLLSATKETQNGAPVEQASVDSERLEGS, via the coding sequence ATGTTCTCGACAGCGTTCTCGACAAATCTCCCCAAAACAATCCCATCACTGCCGCCGCCACCACTACACTCATTCCCTCCAATTGTCCCCTCATTTTCCCTCCCACTTTCCTCCCCCAAATCCCGCCACCACCAGGGTCCACTCCGCCACGTCATCCGCGCAATCGACGCCGCCCAGCCCTTCGACTATGAATCCCAACTCCACACCCAGTACGTGAAGAGCACGTCCCTCAAAATCGCCGTCATTGGCTTCGGCAACTTTGGCCAATTCCTCGCCAAGGCCTTCGCCCGCCACCACCACACCCTTCTCGTCCACTCCCGCTCCGATCACTCCCCCGCTGTCCGTCAACAACTCAACGCCCCCTTCTTCGCCGACCTCAACGACCTTTGCGAGCTCCACCCCGACGTCGTTTTGCTGTCCACCTCCATCCTCTCCACCCAATCCGTCCTCAAATCAATCCCCTTCCAGCGGCTCAAACGCAGCACCCTCTTCGTGGACGTCCTTTCCGTTAAAGAATTCCCCAGAAACCTCTTCCTCAAGTACTTGCCTCAGGACTTTGATATTTTGTGCACGCACCCAATGTTTGGCCCCGAGAGTGCAAAAAGTTCGTGGGAAAATCTCCCTTTTATGTATGATAAGGTTAGAATTGGAAATGACGAGGAAAGAATCAAAAGGGTTGATAAATTTCTTGATGTATTCGCGAAAGAAGGGTGTAGGATGGTGGAAATGAGTTGTTTTGATCATGATAAGTATGCGGCGGGGTCTCAGTTTGTGACTCATACAATGGGGAGGGTGTTGGAGAGATTTGGAGTGGAGTCGTCGCCAATTAATACCAAAGGCTATGAGACATTGTTGGATTTGGTGGATAACACGAAAGGGGATAGCTTTGATTTGTATTATGGGCTGTTTATGTATAATAAGAATAGTTTGGAGCAGTTGCAGAGGTTGGAAATGGCTTTCGAGAGTATTAAGCAGCAGTTGTTTGGGCAGATGTTTCGGGTTTATAGGAAGGAGTTGTTCGGGAGTGcagaggaggaggaggaggagagaGTCAGGCTTTTGTCTGCAACGAAAGAGACTCAGAATGGTGCTCCTGTGGAGCAGGCTTCTGTGGATAGTGAAAGATTGGAAGGATCTTAA
- the LOC102623804 gene encoding codeine O-demethylase-like → MAGAEVFLSKRVQEMVLNGEEPPAPYICRDGDSIQEVSAPLSPVPIIDLGLLSSSTPYAKQEEELQKLRSALSSWGCFQAIGHGIPMTFLDKIRQVTREYFEQPMDEKKKQAKGVEEFEGYGADPTPEEGQFLDWSDRLFLDVYPKDQRKPQFWPERPESFRGLIEEYSFKIKTVTEITSKAMAKSLKLEENCFLNQFGNRSQYQARFNYYAHCQRPDLVLGLKPHSDGTGYTIVLQDEEGLQVLKDEQWFTVPKISEAVLVLMGDQMEIMTNGIFKSPVHRVVTSAEKERFSVVVFYAPELNKEIGPENGLINEECPRLFKNMKDYANIHWEYYQKGQRALHTAKV, encoded by the exons ATGGCTGGAGCAGAGGTTTTTCTATCAAAGCGTGTCCAGGAAATGGTCCTCAACGGTGAAGAACCGCCAGCACCATATATTTGTAGAGATGGTGATTCAATTCAAGAGGTTTCTGCTCCATTATCTCCGGTTCCGATCATTGACCTCGGTCTGCTCTCATCTTCAACACCATACGCCAAGCAAGAAGAAGAACTGCAGAAATTAAGATCAGCACTCAGCTCATGGGGATGCTTTCAG GCAATAGGTCATGGGATTCCAATGACATTTCTAGATAAGATCAGGCAGGTTACAAGAGAATACTTTGAACAGCCAATGGATGAGAAAAAGAAGCAAGCCAAAGGAGTTGAAGAGTTTGAAGGTTATGGGGCCGACCCCACACCTGAAGAAGGTCAATTTCTTGACTGGTCTGATCGGCTGTTTCTTGATGTATACCCAAAAGATCAAAGAAAGCCCCAGTTCTGGCCTGAAAGACCAGAATCTTTCAG AGGCCTTATTGAAGAAtactcttttaaaataaagacgGTGACAGAGATCACTTCCAAAGCCATGGCAAAGTCATTGAAGTTGGAGGAAAATTGCTTCCTGAATCAGTTTGGGAATCGTTCACAGTATCAAGCGAGGTTTAACTATTATGCACATTGTCAGAGACCTGATCTTGTCCTGGGCTTAAAACCCCATTCAGATGGAACCGGATACACCATTGTATTGCAGGACGAAGAAGGTCTCCAAGTCCTCAAAGATGAGCAATGGTTTACAGTACCCAAAATATCTGAAGCTGTCCTAGTCCTCATGGGTGACCAAATGGAG ATAATGACTAATGGAATCTTCAAGAGCCCAGTGCATAGAGTAGTTACTAGTGCAGAAAAGGAGAGGTTTTCTGTAGTAGTATTTTATGCACCTGAATTGAACAAGGAGATTGGACCAGAAAATGGCTTAATCAACGAGGAATGCCCAAGATTATTCAAGAACATGAAAGATTACGCCAACATTCACTGGGAATACTACCAGAAAGGACAGCGAGCACTTCACACCGCAAAAGTGTGA
- the LOC102624742 gene encoding uncharacterized protein LOC102624742 codes for MGTASSMLTQYDIEEVQQHCHNLFSQQEIVSLYQRFCQLDRNAKGFISADEFLSVPEFAMNPLSQRLLKMVDGLNFKDFVAFLSVFSAKASMQQKVQLIFKVYDSDCNGKVSFNDILEVLRDLSGSFMSDEQREQVLTQVFKDAGYTRDSYLTLGDFIKVFGNSGLKMEVEVPVD; via the exons ATGGGGACTGCCTCGTCTATGCTAACTCAATATGATATTGAAGAGGTTCAACAGCACTGCCACAATCTAT TTTCTCAACAAGAAATAGTGTCGTTGTACCAAAGGTTTTGCCAGCTAGATAGAAATGCCAAGGGATTCATCTCTGCAGATGAGTTCTTGTCGGTGCCTGAATTTGCAATGAATCCACTTTCTCAG AGGTTGCTAAAGATGGTGGATGGGTTGAACTTCAAGGATTTTGTGGCCTTCTTGTCTGTTTTCAGTGCTAAGGCAAGCATGCAGCAGAAAGTTCAGC TTATTTTCAAAGTGTACGACTCAGACTGTAATGGAAAGGTTTCTTTCAATGACATATTGGAAGTGCTGCGGGATTTGTCTGGTTCTTTTATGTCCGATGAGCAAAGAGAG CAAGTCTTGACCCAAGTATTCAAGGATGCAGGTTACACAAGGGATTCTTATTTAACGTTGGGGGACTTCATTAAG GTTTTTGGAAATTCTGGCCTAAAAATGGAGGTTGAAGTTCCAGTTGACTAA
- the LOC102626269 gene encoding uncharacterized protein LOC102626269, which translates to MENTSQVVEVYSSRGKLSSFMNFKKAGSSNHEDEWHFSKKLLKDSEASGSNEAAKKLLVNCSTRKMICSYSRKGKEILQANIRVEELNERLNSLEVENEAMKQAFIETLEERNKLVQEIYRDFQKLHQRHRLGNQVTGLKIWDESIIVNSSYEAVMGSGLSQVLFEESNPCIVTRDHSANLHFTSRFY; encoded by the exons ATGGAAAATACCTCACAAGTAGTGGAAGTTTACTCCTCAAGAGGGAAGCTATCAAGCTTCATGAATTTCAAGAAAGCAGGTAGTAGCAACCATGAAGATGAATGGCATTTTTCCAAGAAGCTTTTGAAAGATTCAGAGGCTTCAGGATCGAACGAGGCTGCAAAAAAACTGCTTGTGAATTGTTCAACAAGAAAGATGATTTGCAGTTACTCTCGCAAGGGCAAGGAAATTTTGCAGGCTAATATCAGAGTTGAAGAACTGAATGAGAGATTGAATAGTCTTGAAGTAGAAAATGAAGCTATGAAACAAGCATTCATTGAGACTTTGGAAGAAAGGAATAAGTTGGTGCAGGAAATATATCGTGATTTTCAGAAGTTACACCAACGCCACCGCCTTGGAAACCAAGTAACAGGATTGAAAATCTGGGATGAATCTATCATTGTCAATTCTTCTTATGAG GCTGTGATGGGGAGTGGTCTGTCACAAGTTCTATTTGAAGAGTCAAATCCATGTATTGTCACCAGAGACCACAGCGCAAATTTGCATTTCACCAGCAGGTTTTATTGA
- the LOC102625582 gene encoding DEAD-box ATP-dependent RNA helicase 35, with protein sequence MMEEEDDYVEYVPIAKRRAMEAQKILQRKGQASTLEDELEKSKLAEVKPSLLVKASQLKRDQPEISPTEQIVQQEKEMIENLSDRKTLMSVRELAKGITYTDPLLTGWKPPLPIRRMSKKACDLIRKQWHIIVDGEDIPPPIKNFKDMRFPEPILKKLKAKGIVQPTPIQVQGLPVVLSGRDMIGIAFTGSGKTLVFVLPMIMIAMHEEMMMPIVPGEGPFCLIVCPSRELARQTYEVVEQFLTPMRDAGYPDLRTLLCIGGVDMRSQLEVVKRGVHIVVATPGRLKDMLAKKKMNLDNCRYLTLDEADRLVDLGFEDDIREVFDHFKAQRQTLLFSATMPTKIQNFARSALVKPVTVNVGRAGAANLDVIQEVEYVKQEAKIVYLLECLQKTPPPVLIFCENKADVDDIHEYLLLKGVEAVAVHGGKDQEEREYAISSFKAGKKDLLVATDVASKGLDFPDIQHVINYDMPAEIENYVHRIGRTGRCGKTGIATTFINKNQSETTLLDLKHLLQEAKQRIPPVLAELNDPMEDVDAITNASGVKGCAYCGGLGHRIRDCPKLEHQKSMAIASSRRDYFGSGGYRGEI encoded by the exons ATGATGGAGGAAGAAGATGATTACGTCGAGTATGTTCCAATCGCAAAGCGACGAGCAATGGAAGCTCAAAAAATACTCCAGCGCAAGGGGCAGGCGTCTACGCTTGAGGACGAGCTTGAGAAGTCTAAACTTGCTGAAGTCAAACCTAGTCTTCTTGTTAAAGCATCCCAGCTTAAGCGTGATCAGCCTGAAATTAGTCCCACGGAACAGATTGTGCAACAAGAGAAGGAGATGATTGAGAACTTGTCAGATAGGAAGACGCTGATGTCAGTTCGGGAGTTAGCTAAGGGGATTACTTATACGGATCCTTTGTTGACTGGATGGAAACCGCCATTGCCTATTAGAAGAATGTCAAAGAAAGCCTGTGATTTAATTCGAAAACAGTGGCATATTATTGTTGATGGTGAAGATATTCCTCCACCGATTAAGAACTTCAAGGACATGAGGTTTCCTGAGCCAATTTTGAAGAAGTTGAAAGCCAAAGGGATTGTGCAACCAACCCCAATTCAGGTGCAGGGTCTTCCTGTTGTTCTATCTGGAAGGGACATGATTGGAATTGCGTTTACGGGATCAGGGAAGACATTGGTGTTTGTATTGCCAATGATCATGATAGCGATGCATGAGGAGATGATGATGCCTATTGTTCCTGGAGAGGGTccattttgtttaattgtaTGTCCATCCAGAGAGCTTGCGAGGCAGACGTATGAGGTTGTAGAGCAGTTTTTGACGCCAATGAGGGATGCAGGGTACCCAGACTTAAGGACGTTGCTTTGTATTGGTGGAGTGGATATGCGGTCTCAGTTGGAGGTTGTAAAGAGGGGTGTACACATCGTTGTTGCAACTCCTGGGAGGTTGAAGGACATGctggcaaagaaaaaaatgaacctGGATAATTGCAG ATATTTAACTTTGGATGAGGCAGATAGATTGGTGGATTTGGGATTTGAAGACGATATACGGGAAGTATTTGATCACTTCAAAGCTCAACGACAGACTCTTTTGTTCTCTGCTACCATGCCAACAAAAATCCAGAACTTTGCTAGAAGTGCTTTGGTAAAGCCTGTTACTGTTAATGTGGGAAGAGCTGGAGCAGCAAATCTAGATGTGATTCAGGAAGTGGAGTATGTGAAACAAGAGGCAAAGATAGTGTATCTACTTGAATGCCTACAAAAGACACCACCTCCCgttttgatattttgtgaGAACAAGGCTGATGTTGACGACATTCACGAATATCTACTCTTGAAAGGAGTTGAGGCAGTGGCCGTACATGGAGGGAAAGATCAGGAAGAGAGAGAATATGCCATTTCATCCTTTAAAGCTGGAAAGAAAGATTTGCTGGTTGCTACTGATGTCGCCTCAAAGGGTCTAGATTTTCCCGATATTCAGCATGTCATTAATTATGACATGCCTGCAGAAATAGAGAACTATGTCCACAGAATTGGACGAACGGGAAGATGTGGGAAGACTGGAATTGCAACAACATTTATAAACAAGAACCAAAGTGAGACGACACTCCTTGATTTGAAGCACCTGCTGCAAGAAGCAAAACAGAGGATTCCTCCTGTGCTGGCTGAGCTAAATGATCCGATGGAGGATGTGGATGCAATTACAAATGCAAGTGGGGTAAAGGGATGTGCATACTGTGGTGGGCTTGGTCATCGTATCCGTGATTGTCCCAAGTTAGAGCATCAGAAGAGCATGGCGATTGCCAGCTCTAGAAGGGATTATTTTGGTTCTGGAggttatagaggagaaatttgA
- the LOC102626957 gene encoding triphosphate tunnel metalloenzyme 3-like codes for MIKGKPFINFLRKLRTLVPMEVEVKLRLKDSTAHQKLSNILSPYHKQTLFQENIFFDDKDSKLSSNAAVLRLRFYNLNSHCILSLKAKPTISDGISRVQELEEPVPLATATESVAKPQLLGQIDSKIMKMVKQEYGVGDEFVCLGGFKNVRAVYEWKGLKLELDETTYGFGTSYEIECESLEPERDRKLIEGLLEENGIEYDFSDFSKFAVFRSGKLPGWVKNL; via the coding sequence ATGATCAAAGGCAAGCCGTTTATCAACTTTCTCAGGAAGTTGAGAACTTTAGTCCCAATGGAAGTTGAAGTAAAGCTGCGCTTAAAAGACTCAACAGCCCACCAAAAGCTCTCAAACATTCTATCCCCTTATCACAAACAAACCCTTTTCCAAGAAAACATATTCTTTGATGACAAAGACTCAAAGCTCTCATCAAACGCAGCAGTCCTTCGCCTGCGCTTCTACAACTTAAACTCTCATTGCATCCTCTCCCTCAAGGCAAAACCAACAATCTCTGATGGCATTAGTCGCGTGCAAGAGCTGGAAGAGCCTGTCCCTTTGGCTACTGCCACTGAGTCTGTGGCAAAGCCGCAGCTTTTGGGtcaaattgattcaaagaTTATGAAAATGGTGAAGCAAGAATATGGGGTTGGTGatgaatttgtttgtttaggtGGGTTTAAGAATGTGAGGGCTGTGTATGAGTGGAAAGGGTTGAAGTTGGAGTTGGATGAGACGACTTACGGGTTCGGTACAAGTTATGAGATTGAATGTGAGAGTTTGGAGCCTGAGAGGGATAGGAAATTGATTGAGGGGTTGTTGGAGGAGAATGGTATTGAGTATGACTTCTCAGACTTTTCCAAGTTTGCGGTCTTTCGATCTGGGAAGTTGCCTGGTTGGGTAAAGAATTTGTAA
- the LOC102627231 gene encoding phosphopantothenoylcysteine decarboxylase subunit VHS3-like, giving the protein MEVGTLLHSNTVVMGIILSTVMQSLVGETQKSLLCLLLVIGYQFDDKKIFPSSTAAYYRFPLDELTKVKKPVEENKDAGETEDADSDDDNSDADEEEDGDGDDGSDYEAEDSDDDDAEANGDSDGDEDDDDNDNEDDDEDDDDDDDEDDEDDDDDDDEPKGPPSKRKK; this is encoded by the exons ATGGAGGTGGGTACTCTTTTGCATAGCAATACCGTTGTTATGGGGATCATTTTGAGCACTGTGATGCAATCTTTGGTGGGAGAGACTCAAAAGTCCCTTCTTTGCCTTCTCTTGGTG ATTGGATACCAGTTTgatgacaaaaaaatatttccaaGCTCAACAGCAGCATATTATAG ATTTCCACTGGATGAACTGACTAAAGTGAAAAAGCCTGTCGAGGAAAACAAAGATGCTGGTGAAACTGAGGATGCCGATAGTGACGACGACAACAGCGATGCTGATGAGGAGGAAGATGGCGATGGAGACGATGGAAGTGATTATGAGGCAGAGgattctgatgatgatgatgctgAGGCCAATGGTGATAGTGATGgcgatgaagatgatgatgataatgacaATGAGGACGATGATGAGGACGACGATGACGACgatgatgaggatgatgaggatgatgaCGACGACGATGACGAGCCAAAGGGCCCACCATCCAAAAGGAAGAAATGA